The following are encoded together in the Humulus lupulus chromosome 5, drHumLupu1.1, whole genome shotgun sequence genome:
- the LOC133779026 gene encoding uncharacterized protein LOC133779026: MVETLAAGRFHHQRLDFRRWIPGFVSSHRTIFTALWVLVFLSLFVWQRNLIDGFSIFGRPVTKPMPKLRPVAFNLTDFGAVGDGVTVNTNAFERVILAISKLGKKGGGQLNVPPGRWLTAPFNLTSHMTLFLAEDAEILGIQWVYDEEEDCGREGSRCYGVVVVFGYCIAMVVGCGGTENKMNMKMKREVKVMMNSTCKIKVGKPIVGGHSTVEIAILRLNL, encoded by the exons ATGGTGGAGACCTTAGCTGCAGGGCGATTCCACCACCAGAGGTTGGACTTCCGGCGATGGATTCCGGGATTCGTGTCGTCCCATAGGACCATCTTCACGGCACTCTGGGTCTTGGTTTTTTTGTCTCTTTTCGTTTGGCAGAGGAATTTAATAGATGGGTTTTCGATCTTCGGCCGACCCGTGACGAAACCCATGCCTAAGcttcgacctgtggccttcaatTTGACGGATTTTGGGGCTGTGGGTGATGGGGTTACTGTGAACACGAATGCCTTTGAGAGGGTCATATTGGCTATTTCTAAGTTGGGCAAGAAAGGAGGAGGCCAGCTCAATGTGCCTCCAGGTCGGTGGCTTACAGCGCCGTTTAATCTAACTAGTCATATGACTCTCTTCCTTGCCGAAGATGCTGAAATACTTGGAATTCAG TGGGTgtatgatgaagaagaagattgTGGTAGAGAAGGGTCACGGTGTTACGGTGTTGTGGTGGTGTTTGGTTACTGTATTGCAATGGTGGTGGGTTGTGGTGGTACCGAGAATAAgatgaatatgaagatgaaaaggGAGGTGAAAGTGATGATGAACAGTACCTGTAAGATAAAGGTGGGGAAGCCGATTGTTGGTGGGCACTCCACCGTCGAAATCGCCATTCTCCGCTTGAATCTCTAA